The sequence below is a genomic window from Rhizobium gallicum bv. gallicum R602sp.
GTCGTCTCCGGCATGGAAAACGTCGACAAGATCAAGCGCGGCGCCGGCCAGAACGGCGAAGTGACCGATCCCGACCGCATGGTCAAAGTTACCGCCGGCAAGTAATTAGTGAAACGAGGAGAATGAAAATGGCCGAGATCAAGGATCCGGAAAACACCGTTATCCTGGAAACCACCAAGGGCAAGGTTGTCATCCAGCTGCTGCCGCAGGTGGCCCCCGAGCATGTCGCCCGGATTAAGGAGCTTTCTCGCGAGAAGGCCTATGACGGTGTTGTCTTCCACCGCGTCATCCCCGACTTCATGGCGCAGACCGGCGACGTCCAGTTCGGCAAGAAGGGCGGCGAGAACTTCAACCCGGGCCGCGCCGGCATGGGTGGCTCGTCGAAGCCTGACCTGAAGGCCGAATTCTCCGCGACGCCGCATGTCCGCGGCACCTGCTCGATGGCGCGTTCGCAAAGTCCGAACTCGGCAAACAGCCAGTTCTTCATCTGCTTCACCGATGCGCCGTGGCTGAACAAGCAATACTCCGTCTGGGGCCAGGTGATCGAAGGCATGGATGTGGTTGACACGATCAAGAAGGGCGAGCCGGTCAGCGATCCGGACTCCATCGTCTCGATGCGGGTTGCCGCCGACGCCTGATTGTGATTTCTGCTGAAACCCGCCCTTGCGCGACGGCGCCGGGCGGGTTTCGCTTTGCCTGAAAGTGCC
It includes:
- a CDS encoding peptidylprolyl isomerase yields the protein MAEIKDPENTVILETTKGKVVIQLLPQVAPEHVARIKELSREKAYDGVVFHRVIPDFMAQTGDVQFGKKGGENFNPGRAGMGGSSKPDLKAEFSATPHVRGTCSMARSQSPNSANSQFFICFTDAPWLNKQYSVWGQVIEGMDVVDTIKKGEPVSDPDSIVSMRVAADA